The genomic segment AGTGCCTGGCAGTTGGCATGAATGTCACCGAGTGTGGGCTCGGCAGGGTGAGGTGACTCCGGAGGTGCCACCAGTTCGGCAAAGAAACCTTGAGGACCAGCTGGTTCTCTCTAACCACGTGCTGTTTGGGCGCCCGCGTGTTGCGCATTGCCCCAGATAATCTGTGCTCCCTAATTGGCAACTCCTGCATCAAAGCTATTGGTGTTTGTGTGGCACATTGCGATGGAGCATCTcgccctgcccctgctgcccgGGAGTGCCTGACGTGAGTGTTGTGTTGTCTTCCCGAACGCGTGTTGCTCTTATAGATTGCCCGGGAGGCCGAAGCCGCCATCTTTCACAGGCAGTTGTTTGAGGAACTGCGTCGTCTGACATCCCTCAACTGTGATCCCACGGAGGCCGCTGCTGTTGGCGCTGTGGAAGCGTCCTTCAAGTGCTGCAGCGGGGCCATTATTGTCCTCACCAAGTCCGGAAGGTAGGAGGTGACAGGTTCCCCCAGGTCAAGCCAACCTCATGACAGGGTGGGGGAAGGAGACTCGCATAATGATGGCTTTGAAAGGAGAGCCGTAGCGGTGAAGCCGGGCTTTGGCAGTGACTGAgagcccagctccctgctgcagtgctggttcCCTGGAGATGGGCAAACATCTGGAACATCTGCACGCAGAGAACATCCAAGTTGCCCCGCCTGCCTCTGCCAGCGTGGCATCAGCACCAAACCCTGCCTACCCTTCCAGCTGCAAATGGCATTTCTGCCAGCAGCGCTGGCTGGAAGAGTCAAGGGGAAATCAGTGGTGCAGCTTCAGTTCACATTTCTTGGCAAGAAATCCTCGATGTAACATGTTCAGTGGACGCAGTAtccatttcatttatttctttatttaaatcaGGGCCTTGGCCTTTCATAGTAGCATCCAAATTCTTGGTCCCCTGCTGACCCCTTCAGGCAGCAGCCCTGCTTGCCTAAGCCTGAGGGGTGAAGAGGGACTGCTTAGGATTGTAGGGAGGGAAATAGAGAGTGTTGGAAATTGCCTCTTCCTAATGCCCCTGCCTGTGTTAACCTCACTGACCAGGCAagcaccagcagcagtgtgCTGCCTGCGCGCACAGATGAGCTCAGTGCCTTGGCTGCGGGTGCGTGACAGCAATGTGGATACCCTGGGACCATTAGAGTCTGGGATTTCCATCCAGCAATGTGAGTAGAGACTCAATTTTCCGGCAATGGAAGGGGAGCTGGAGCTGATCAGCTTTTCTATCTAGAGGCATTAGGCTGCCCATTCCCAAAGCACGTCCGACCCTAAGTCTCAGACTGCTTCTGGAATTGCCTGCACTGGATTTGGACCGAAGGAatagtgcagcagcagagatgcgATTAGATGCATGGTCTGCCTGAAGATCTGGACCATCGGTGAATTCTACATCCAAAATTTACAGCTTCAAGTGGTTTGAAGCAGCTGCTTCCAGCTGAAACGAGGAGTGACTGTAACACAGAGTCTGGACTCGTGCTTGTGATGTTCTTGTGACAGGTTCCACCTCACACTTGACCTTTCAGGATCAGAACTGAGTATTTTCAGATGTGGATTCGGTTACAGCCCTTGAGTACCTGGATGTCCTAGAGCTGCCGGCAGGCAGCGTGGGAAGGCTTGTCCGAGAGCTGGCACGTGTGTCTGGGGGCTGCCGCTGCCTGCTTTGAGCAGCAATCCCGAATGTTCCTGAGTCTGGCTCCACTAAATGAGGCTGCAAAAGCTCGTGGAGATCCTGACATGCTCGTCGGAAAGATGGGAGTTGTAAATACTGCAGTTTCCATCACCATTTGCAGTGCCCAGGGAAAAGGAAGCTGCAGTCCCCACCCGGGGTGTGCTGCTTCCTCTTTTAGGTGTTTTAAGGCCCCTGTGCCCAATGTTCCACTAAATTTTGGCCTCGGTggcattttcttcctgttgggTGCAAGAGCAGAGCTCTGTCTGGAGGAACTGGCCTGTGCACTGCCTTCAGCAGGTGAACGTGGCTGGGAGGCAAATGGCTTCAGTGCACGCTCTCCTCATCCTGTGAACCGGGAGCTCCTCAAAACAGAGGGAACTTGCAGGGGACCCCCATTGAGATGCCAAGGACTGCTTGCAGAGGCCGGAATAAATGGCACCTCGCCACCTTAACATAGCAACGGAGACAAATACATGCTTGTTCTCGGGACCAAAACACCCAGATGGTGCTTTAAACGTGGAGGCGAGATGATGGTCACCACTGCCAAGGGTGCTGGCCTGCCCAGCTGCCCAACTGGGAATTCAGAGGAGCATCCAGCTGGTTTGGTGGGCTTGGCTCTTGTCAGCATCTCCCATGGGTCATCTTCTGGTGCCTCCAGGGGTGTGTGGAGTTCACTGGGCAAACCtggctgctgcttgtgctgttgTGGCGGTGCACGGGCTCCCCCCGTGCCTGTAGCATGGTGCTTCACCCTCTGTGTTGTCCTTGCAGGTCTGCACACCTCGTGTCCCGGTACCGCCCGCGGGCTCCCATCATCGCGGTGACCCGCAATGACCAGACTGCGCGCCAGGCACACCTCTACCGCGGCATCTTCCCTGTTCTCTGCAAAGAGCCGGCCCTGGACGCCTGGGCTGAGGACGTGGACCTCCGCGTCAACCTGGGCATGAATGTTGGTGAGTGAGGCCACACCGGCCATCAGGCGGGTTGGGACATGGGCGTCCTGAGCCCCAAAGGTGCTTTTGTGGGTACCAGTGGGGACTGGTGACACAGGGAGAGGAGCTCGCTGCCTGTGTGGTAACAGTGTCTGTTTGGGAAACGGGGGATGGCAGTTGCATGAGTTGCAACTGCATCCGCTTGGGCAACGGGCCAGCAGGGTTGGCACGGCTGCCTTAGAAAACAGGGTTGGCTTTAATGTGGTGCTTGTCCTGAAGGATGAGAAGCCCAGAGCAGGGTGGCTCCTTTCCTGTTCCCTCTCCCAGTTCTGTGCTGTGGAATTCTCAGCTCCTTGTCCCAACAGAGCCCAAACCAGAGGGGTGGGCAGCGATGGAGCCTTCACCTTGGTGTCCCTCTGCAGGGGTGGGTGCTGCGATGTGACAAGCCCTGACCCCTCCCTCTGTTCTCTCCTAGGCAAAGCGCGTGGGTTCTTCAAGAGCGGTGACCTGGTCATAGTGCTGACCGGCTGGCGCCCCGGCTCCGGCTACACCAACACCATGCGTGTGGTGCCCGTTCCTTGAGCGACTTGACTCCGACCAGCACCAAccaccttccttcccccttcccctgctcccatcTCCCCTCGCATTAGGCCCGCCATCGCTTGCGCTGTTCTTCTCCCTAGTGTGGACGTAGGTTGCTAAACcacccagtgcagcagcagcagcagggggaaGAGACCTTAAATCACTAAAAAAGTACATACTTGAagtgtttagttttttttaaaccctcTCCCCGTAGTGAAGTCGTGCCCCGGTCGATGCTGGAGTCAGCGCAGTGAGTTCCTGTCAGTGTAGGACTGGCCTCAGGGTTtggggtgatggggaaggggggaggcGATGGTGGCCAGCGCTTCCGCTGTCCCCTCCCCGCTGGAGGCACAGACCAAATCTGAGATTTATCCAGCCCCTCGCCTTGTTTGTCGCAGGGGTGGGGGTGGAAGAGGGGTGTTCCCCTCCCCTGCGCTCCCCTCCCTGCGCACTGTCACCGTGTTAGTTGTTGCGtgtgtccccagagccttccGCACCCTGCACTCCACAGGCCCCAGGGGCAGTCAGAGCACCGCTGTCCATCAATAAAGAGAAGCTGAAGCACCCACACCTGCCCCGGTTCTTGTCTCGGGGTGGAGGTGGAGGGAGGGGGGTGCCTGGGCTCATTCTGGCAGCAGACGGAGGGGACCCGGACCCTGCCCCGGGGCAGCGGCCGCACCCATGGGCCCCGCAGGAGAgcggctgctgccgccgctggTAACCGGGGGCGCCGCGGGCCCTTTAAGAGGCCGGTCCCCGCTAAGCCCCGCCCCCTCCAGCCAGTGGGCGGGGCGACGCCCCGTGGTCGGGCGAGCAAACCACGGCGGCGGGGGGCAGCGACCAATGTGGGTGCGCGGAGGGGGCGGGGTTTGGCGGCGGGCGGCCAATGGGAGGGCGCCGGAGTGCCGCGAGGAGGCCGGGCGCGCGGGGCATGACGGCGCCGGGCCGCGCGGGGCCGCCGCAGGtagggccggggggggggcggggggcggccgcggaggggggggggggcccggccGGCGGCGCCGCTCCGAGCCCCGCCTCCCGCCCCGCGGGgacggcccggcccggcccgggggGTCCCGCCGCTGCCCGGCCCGGGAGCCGCTGGTTCCGCCGCGGCTGAGGGGCGCTCCGGGGCCGGGCGCTGCCCTCGGGGCCGGGCGGCGGACGAGCGGCCCCCGGCCGGGGTTGGACCTCGGGGCCCGCTCCGCGCCGTCGCCGTGGCGCGGGGCTCTCGGGGCCGCTGGAGCCCCGGGAGCGGGGCCCTGGCTGTCGGCGCGGCTGGCACCCAGCGGGCGCAGCGCCCCCGTTCctgcgggcggggcggggcgggggggacgGACCCGGGTGCGCTGCGGGGGGCGGCCCGCGGCGCGGGGCCGTGCGGCACACGCGCGCCCGCAGCCGCGTCTCCGTGCCGGCCTTCACCTCCTGTCTCTCCCCTGACAGCGCCGCTCGGGACCCGCCGTTCCCCGGCAGCATCCCCGGCGGTGGCTCCGCTCCAGCAGCCGGCGCACGGGACTGAGATGACCTTGAAAGCCGGCAACAAGGGCAGCTCGGCGGATCCCGCCCGGGCCCGCTCGGGCCGAGGCAGCCCGGCCGCAGGTGCCTCCCTCTGGCTCTGATCCTCGGCTTCTCGTTTCGGGAGGCACGATCAGTGCCTCCTCCCTCCcgcctccctcctgcctctgccacgCGCTGCCCCCGCGCTCGTGCCGGCAGCGGGGAAGGGATCCAGGGCGAAGCCGGCGCCGTTGGACGGGCTCCGGACGGATCGTGCCCAGGCTGGGTCCCAGCGCCGCGTAAGGAGCGGGAGGCGGCGGTCCGGGGAGAGGGAGGAACTCCGGGAGCCTCCCGGCCAAGCCGCAGCCTGGGGGCGAGCTGGCGGTGCTGGGAGGGGCTCTCCGCCCCGGGACAGCGGGGGCCGGCGGTGCTTTCCCTTTGCTGGGCAGTCCTTGTCTTAGGGATCGGCACTGGGACTGCTCCTGCTCCGCTGGTAGCCTGGGACGCTCGGGGTGCTGATTTTACTGCAGGAGCGGCTTCCTGCTAAGAAAATCCCTCTAGGACGGCCAGGAGGCTGTCCCTGTGCTTGCACTGGAAGCGGCTCTGGACAGGGAGACCTCCCCATCAGCTCTGTGGAGCCCAACCCTATCTTCCCCTGTGCTCCTGAACCCCGCATCTCTGTCTCTGGTGCATCTGGGAGCGGGGACAGAGCAAGAGCTGTTGAGGGCAActgaggcagctgctgcagtgtctgtgCTGGGCTGCGGGTGCTCCTCATAGCCCCCAGCCCCTCCCGGGAGCAGCCTGGTCCTGGCACCGTGTCTGGGACCATCTCATCCAGGACTTGTCCCTGGCAGTGGCCCGAGAAAGCCGGGGCAGGGCCCTGGAGCATTCCGGGTGCGCTCCAGCCTTTGGGCCTCCTCGTTCTAGggcatttctgtgtgtttggtGCTGCTGGGCAGTGGTTCTTGGTGCCGTCTCCTCAAGCAAGGGCACCTCTCCCCATCCCCTTTGTGGTGCCCCTTGGCGTCAGCCCTGGTCAGGGCTAAATCCGCTCGCCTGGATTAAGCGGTGGGGATTTAAGGGATGATGTAGGGGAAGCTGGAGCGGGCTGAGCTCTGGAGCAGGCTGGAGCCCCTTTGTCCAGCATgggggcaggggggttgaagGCTTCAGTGCCTTCGTGGTAGAAGTTTGGGCTTCGGGGCAGTGTGGCATCAATGTGGCATCACCATTCGGGACAGGCTGCCTGTCCCAGAGCCATGGGGTGGCCGAGGAATGAGGCAGGGACAAAGCCTTTGGTGCCATGCCAAGAGATGTTATTTTGATGCTTCTTGCTGGTAGAGTCTCCCTTCTCTTCCAGACACATCCTTTGACCTGAGCTTCTCCTAACCCCCCCACGAAACCCCGGTGTGATCATCGCATCCCACAGTGCTTGGGTTTGGGGACTGTGCAGGCAGCTCGTTTCCTTTGCACACGctggctgtggggagctgggagctggttCCAAGCCTGGTCACTTGTGTTCAGGTTTTGTGCAGCCCCGTGTATGTGCTGCATCTTCAGGGAGCAGTCCCTGTGCTTCCAGCTGGGATTCAGCCTGGCTCCGTTGCATCGGGACAGCATCTTGGCAGGCCCCTGAGGCTGCGGGGACAGGGGACCTTGCACTGTTGGGGTGCAGCACCCCCATCCTGGTTCTTCCTGGGTCTGCGGGGAGTCATTGAGGTGGGTTTCCCTTCAGATGAGTCCCTTGGAGCGGGTGCAGTGTGTGTGTCCCGGGAAGTACAGGTAGCAGAAGGGCCCCTTTGCCTGTAGGAAGCGCTTGGTACGGCTTCTGCCGCACTGCATCGCCGCTGCGGGCACCGGGATGTGCTCCAGCTCCGTGCTGTCCGTCCTGCCTGTGCCCCACCTGCTCTGGCAGCCGAGCTTCTTCCCTTGGGTAATTTCCTCTCCATATTCCAGGGGCTGTTTCCGGGCTCCTCCGTGCTGCCGGAGCCCGTGGAtcgctgctgcagcccctgggcCCGCGCTCCGCTTTGGCTCTCGGTGCGAGGCGCGCGGCAGCGGTCTCTGGTTGCGGTTTGCCGAGGGCGGATGTGTCACCTTTCTGGCCCACCGGGTGATAACCTCCCTGGGAGTGTGTTTGCTTTACCTGTCACAGCTGATAAGCACCGCTGATAAACCCCATGATAGCAAATAACAGGCTTTGAGGAGAGGGCAGTGATGAAACGGGGCAGGTGGTGCCCTTGGCAAGGGCTCTGCCCGGGGAAGACACTGCTTTGCCGACACAGAGGAGCAGATCCCGGCCCTCCCTGGTCAGAATCTCCGGGACGTTGCACCAGGCTCTGCTCCTGGGGAGTGGCTCCGCTGCGGAGGGGGCTGTGGGAGCAAGGGCTGCTCTTTGGCCGCTCGGCTGCAAGTGCCAAGGCGTTCCTGGCAAGGAGCGTCCTTATTTTCGCCTCCACGTGACGTGGGAAGTCACAGCAGTGTTCCTGCTGTCCTTGACTGGCAGATACCAACCACAGTGTGCGGGCTGGGACTGAAGGGAGCGCATTTATGGCTCCAAACCACATCTCTTCCATCTTTCCCTGTCCTCGGGGGCTGACGGGCTTCTCCTTGCAGTGCCAAGCCCATGCATGAAAAAGCAGCTCCCCTGAAGAGCCCCGAGCCCATGCACGGCCGTGAGAAGCTGGAgacatcccacaagcagaggaGTTTGGATTCCCTCGACGGCAGGTGAGGGGCAGCGGGGTCTGCAGTCAAGTGTTTGCTCTTTATCCCTCCTGTTGTGacctcctgcagcatccctgctgcctccAAGCCCCCAGGTGTACCCCAGCGCCTCAGAGCGGGCACAGGGGCTCCCCTTTGGTTTTCGCTCTTACAggtgggcagggaggggaggaggggttGGGGAAGGGGCCGGTATTCCCGCTGCTGGGGTTGCTGGAGGGGTTTCAGCGTCTCTGCAGCTTCTCCCTTCATTGCTGGCAGGGTGGGTGCAGATGGATGCCCCTGCGCCCGTCCTGCCGGGCCACGTTTGTGCTTTCCCTGGGGAAACCTTGCCCTGGCTGAAGCTGCTCCTGACctgtccctcctgctgctggggctcctTCCCCTGGTGCTAGGGTGTGCTTGGGTACGGGCACCTCAGTGCCCGTGCCTCCACCATCAGCTGTGACTTAACATCCAAATGTGCCTTCCCAGAGTCTCTCTTccatcctctttctcttcctgtgtCTCCCGGGTCTGAGGGAGCGGTGAGGCCTGGGGCTCCTCACTCACCTGATGGTTGTTGTTTTGCCTTCCAGCCTCCGCCTGAATGAAGCCCTGAAGGATGAGGACATCAAGAAATGCCACCGGGAAGTGGTAAGTCTTGAGCTGCGTGAGTGAACGGGCTGGTTCCTTGGAGCCCCATCCTGGCCATTTGCCATGGAGGAGCCTGCTCCTGGTGTAGGGCAGAGGCTCCTGCCTGTGTTTCCAGGGGAGCCAGTGATGGTTTCAACTGGCCTGTGATCTGCCCTGCAAGCACTTTCAGGATTTCCCATCCAGAGCAAAGGAGAGAGCAGAAATCTTGACTGCAGGCAGCTCAGTTCCCATCTGTTGAACCTGTTTGGTTGTTCAGATCGTGCCCAAAGTAGAGCTTTCTGGTCCACCTGCAAACAGGAGATGCTTTggaagaggcaggagcagagggaggagtggttttgcctttccccACGCAGAAGACAGAGAAGAAGAACATTTTGCTGATTAATCAGAGGCCTCTGTGGGGCttgtggggctgtgctggggctggggagtgTTTCTTGAGGGCAGCTTTGAGGTGATGCCACGACCCCCCCTTCCCCCCGAAACACCCCACCAGCATTCCACCACCCCGGCATCTCCCTGGGGGGTGTCTGAGCCAACCCCAGGTGGTGCTGAGCCTTGATCCTCTTACAGCCCAGCTCATGCAGTGACGGGGTGCGTGGTGCAAAGGTGACCCTGTCACTGCGGGCAGGACAGGAGGGCTCTGCCGCGTCCCTGGGGAGCAGCGGGAGCTCCGGTCAGGGGGCACAGCCCTGCCTTCACGGGGCTGACTTACTGCGAAGCTCTGAACCGCTCTGGAGCCTTTCGCTTGTCCCCAGAACCTGCCGAGCCTCCCGCGGCAGCCTTTGAAGAGACACCGGGAATATAAATAGCTGGGTGGCGCGGCGTGATGGGCACAGAGCAAGTGCCGTCACCGTGCCCCGGATAAGGGAAGAGctcgaggaggaggagggaagccGCTGGGCAAGATAAATCGCCTGCGGATGAGGCTGGGAGAAGCCCAGCTCCTCGCAGAGGCTCCGCAGCCTCCATAGGCATTAAGGGGGGATGCTGACCCGGGACGATGGCGCAGCGTCCGCTGGGTGCGGGATCATCTGagcctcctccagcccttcGTGCCCAGCGTCCCCAGCCCGGTGGGACCCCCCTGCGCCGGTCCCAGGTGTGGGCAGAGGGAGGTTTTGCTGCAGGAGGGTGTTTTGAGGGGTCTCCTCATCAGCGAGGTCACCGGATAACTTTGCTTTGCTCCGTTTTCAGGCCGCTAGCAAGTACAACTCCCAGTACCACAAGCTGTTCAAGGACATCCCCACGGAGGAGAGCGTGTTGAAAGGTGGGTGAGGCTGCGAGGGACGGGCATGGTGGTGGCAGGATCCGGCCCATGGTCTGCCATGGCTCTTTGTCTGTCTTGCAGTTTGCTCCTGCGCACTCCAGAGAGACATCCTCATCCAGGGCAGGCTTTACATCTCCCCCAACTGGCTCTGCTTCTACGCAAACCTTTTTGGGAAGGATATCAAGGTAACGTTGGGGCCGGCTCACCCCAGTCCCACAGGGCTCATAGATGCGGCTACACTGCAGTTAACCCCTCCTGCACCCAAATAACCCCAAAATCACCATCAAAAGCCTCTGTGCTTTTGAGAGGAGtgtggctgctcctcctcctcctcctccgatCACCCCTAGCATCAGCCTGGGGAAACCAAATGTCGGTTTGGTTTAGAGTTCCCTGATGTAAAACCTCCTACAAGCCGCAGCAGCGTTTGAAGGAAGATCAAAGCTTTGGTGGGGGGAAGATTTGAATCTCTCCTGGCTTCTCCTCTTGATTTACAGTCTGAAGCTTCCCCGTTAGCCCCGTGGCTGCTTGAGATCTTGGGGAGAGACGACTTCCTTTAAAACTGGGCTGAAGAACTGAACTATTTCCATCAGCCGCTTTAAACAAATACCTGATGGAAGAATGTCATCCTGCCGTGGGTTACATCCTGCTTTAGTTTTAACTCTCCCTGGGCTTGCGATGGGTTTCAGACTCACCGGGGGGTGTTttccccatgtccctgctgtTTTGTTTGAGCAGAAACTGTCTCCGAGCCGAGATCAGCGCAGGGGGATGACGTGAGCTCTGATAAACCCCCGGCTGCTCTGCTTGGGGTGTAACTCTGAGGTGTGCTGCGTGTCTGCCTTGTGAAGGAGCCTCCTGGAgcttgccccatccctgtctctCTGTCCTCCAGGTGGTGATCCCGGTGGTGTCTGTGCAGCTGATAAAGAAGCACAAGACCGCTCGGCTGCTGCCCAACGGCCTGGCCATCACCACCAACGCCAGCAGGAAGGTAACACCGGAGCCTCGCCGCAGCCCTGCTCCGAGTTAGCTCTGCTTTGAGAGCAGGGAATGAAGCGATTCCGGCTGGGAATGCAGCAGTGCTGTCCCTGCTGGCAGCCGGCCAGGGCAAACACCgtggctttgcttttgtttctgaatttcGCTTTGTTTCTGGGCGAAGCAAAGCCCAAGTGAAACTCGGTCGAGCCTGACAAATCCCCACCAGGCtcaaagaaaacctttaaaCTCCTTAAGCGCAAGCAGgggaggggctggggctggtgttCATCCCAGCTGCCGGAAAACTTGGATAAGGGACTGAATTTACAGCTGCTAAATCGCAGTGGGTGTTGGCTGCAGTCAGCTGATGTGGTCCTGCCCCGTGTGTCTTGAGTCCTTGCCTATCCCCTGCCAGCGTTATTCCTGGGGGGTTTCGGGAGGGGGAGGATTCCTGCAGGATTTAAGCAGGATTTGGGTGTTCAATCTGGTTGCAAAGCTGCTCCGCATCAGGTGAGGTAGGCGCTGCCCCGTGTCCCCTTGTGCCCACCCATGGGGATGTTTTCCATTGCTCCTGGCCCCGTTTGCTGCCGCATCCCGTTGGGCTGATGCCGGGAGGCCCCAAGGGAAACGCAGCTGAGCAAGACTGACCCCAAAAAAATCTGGTCCAGGGTTTAGGTGGCTGCAAAAATAACAGCAGGAAACTCCGCAGGGAGGTGCGTGCCGGGCCAGGCGGCTCCTGCAGGAGGGGAGATTCAAGGGCAGGACGTCTCTGTCTGTCCCCTGCCTGTGGAGAACCGGAGTCGGGGTGGGGGAATCTCTCCTGGcagctcctctctttctcttgcAGTACATCTTTGTGTCCCTCATCTCCCGTGACAGTGTCTATGATGTCCTGAGGAGAGTCTGCACGCACCTGCAGGTACCCTTCACCCCCTGTTCCTGTGGCCACAGGGCTCTGCACTGGCCTCCAGGGCTGTGTTTCAGGGAGCAGAACCCTTCAGACCCCCCCATCATGGCTTCAGACGCTCGCAAAGCCCTCCCTGGTGCcctgctgcctcttcccagcGTCCTCACCCTGCAGCAAGGGACGGGAGGAGGAACAGGGACTGTGCCCTGGGCACGTCTTGTCCCCAGGAGCTGCCGCTGCGCTTTTCTGGGTCGCGGATGATAGAGGCAGAGCCCGGAGTCCCTGCTCTCTCCCGGGCCGTGTAGGGGAATTATGCATAATCCGGTAGCAATACGAGTTCTGCCACTCCGCACATCGGGGCCCGTGCCCCACGTCTGGAGTTTGAAGGGGAGGAGAAATGGTACAAATCCAGGACAATTTGAAGTCAAATGTCTAAGGGGGGAAGAGCCCTGGAGCAtcagccctggagctggagagcaggaCTGCCGGGACCTCCCTCTCCTTGCCTTTGAAG from the Lathamus discolor isolate bLatDis1 chromosome 8, bLatDis1.hap1, whole genome shotgun sequence genome contains:
- the GRAMD2A gene encoding GRAM domain-containing protein 2A isoform X1, which encodes MHEKAAPLKSPEPMHGREKLETSHKQRSLDSLDGSLRLNEALKDEDIKKCHREVAASKYNSQYHKLFKDIPTEESVLKVCSCALQRDILIQGRLYISPNWLCFYANLFGKDIKVVIPVVSVQLIKKHKTARLLPNGLAITTNASRKYIFVSLISRDSVYDVLRRVCTHLQVSSKKSLSLKELTEEPDAVSLVRVRAALEEGRSRGTSSREVIVPEGKWRKVSPASLSLSLPDTDYQCIHRASVSSLSAKESSFTSEEPLVSESAINTEEELEGEQSCVAELRPSDYQLLKIFIVLICLLVVSSSYLAFRIFRLEQQLCSLNRDYLSRGHRR
- the GRAMD2A gene encoding GRAM domain-containing protein 2A isoform X2, whose amino-acid sequence is MHEKAAPLKSPEPMHGREKLETSHKQRSLDSLDGSLRLNEALKDEDIKKCHREVAASKYNSQYHKLFKDIPTEESVLKVCSCALQRDILIQGRLYISPNWLCFYANLFGKDIKVVIPVVSVQLIKKHKTARLLPNGLAITTNASRKYIFVSLISRDSVYDVLRRVCTHLQVSSKKSLSLKELTEEPDAVSLEVIVPEGKWRKVSPASLSLSLPDTDYQCIHRASVSSLSAKESSFTSEEPLVSESAINTEEELEGEQSCVAELRPSDYQLLKIFIVLICLLVVSSSYLAFRIFRLEQQLCSLNRDYLSRGHRR